The genome window GGGAAACAGACACTGGTCTGCATTTATCACAACCGATAAACGAAGTCCCATGGGCCGCAGTCGGCAGCGTATTGCAATCATTAGGGACAAGGACTGCCGGGATTAATCTCCTCAATAAAGGGTATCATGAAAAACAGAACGTTCCTTATGCTCTGACGATCCTGCTGTTGCTGATAATAATGACAGTCTGGATAGGATACTCAATTGCACCCCTTAAAATAGAAGAGAGAAAGCTTCAGGAACTATCAGGCAGAATAACCACCAAGAAAGAAGAAGCCAGGAAAGTCGAGGAACTGATAAAGGATGCCGATGCGCTCCGTTCAGAAATTTCCTCGATTCAGAATTTCAAGAATAACAGGATAATGACTCTGAACATCATGAAGGAACTCACGGCACTGCTGCCCAAAAAAGCCTGGACATCAAGGGTCAAGGTCTCCGCCACTTCAATTACAATTGAAGGGTATGCTGATGCCGCGACGGAACTCTTGCCAAAGCTGGAGGCATCACCCCTCTTCAGAAAGGTCGAGTTTGCATCACCGACGGTGAGAGATGCCAGCAGTAAGGCTGACCGCTTCAATATAAAAATGGAAAAGGAAGAGACTCCGAAAAGAGACACGGAGCCGATAGCCAATGCAAAAAAGTAAAATACTGTCCTGGGCAATTCCGCTCATGATTGTAATGCTCCTTCTCGGCGCATACAAATACGCCTATCGGGATATACGAGCAGGTATGGCTTCTGTCAGGGAAGAGCAGGAGATCAAAATAAAACTGTTGCTCAAATATATGGGCCTGATTGCGCAAAAACCACAGATAGAAAAACAGATTAGCCTCCTAAAGGCGGAAAGAAAATCTGACGATTTAAAGCTGATTGATGGTCAGACACCCTCCCTTGCCGCTGCCACCCTTCAGGAAATCATCAAGGGGATCGTTGTTGAAAAGGGCGGCACCATATCCAGTGAGCGGGTTGAAAAACCTGAAGACATGGGAAAGTTCAGGATCATTACGATCAGCATGGATACCGTTTTGCCTGATACCGCTGCCCTGAGTGAAATCCTATATTCCATAGAGACACGGACTCCCTATCTTATGGTTAAAGAACTCGATGCACGGGTGAAAAATATCAGAGAGCCGAGGGAGCTAATGGTCAAAATGGATATATCGGCAATGACCGCCAGCAAATAAAGATGGCCAGAGTAAAATATATCCTCAGCAACATAAACCTGCTCAATGTATTATTGGCAGGATTCATTCTCTTTTCCATGCTTTACACCATTATGCCTTTTATTAACAGGAGTATCCGGTCCTCTCTTCCGGCAACACAAAAACATGACACAGTGCCTTCCGGCGCTGATACCATCCCTGAGCAGGCAAAACCGCTCTCTCCTCTGGATTATGCACTGATTGCTGAGCAGAATCTATTTCATCCCGAAAGAAAAATTCCCCTCGCAACAAAAAACGCTCAGACTGCAGAAAAGCCGGATTTTATTCTGTATGGAACACTGGTAGCCGAAGGCCTGAAGATGGCCTTTCTCGACGACCTAAAAGCACCGTATTCCACCCGCGGCAGAGGGAAAAGGCAACGGGCGCTGAAAGTTGGGCAAAGTTTGAGCGGATATACACTGGCTGAAGTTCTTGCGGAGAAGATCGTGATGGTAAAAGGGGATGAGCGGATTATTGTCGCAGTCAATGATCCGTCAAAGCCAAGAAGAATCGTCAAGGAGCAGGCGACTCAAAAACAGGCAAAAGAAACAAAAGAGGCCGCGGAAGGTTCCGCTCCTCAAAAAGCTTTCTTTGCAGAGTCGTTTTCCAAAGCTGACAGGGAGCAGGCTGAGATGCAAAAAAAGAACAAGAAGAAAAACAGATAAAAGGCAGCGTTATCTTTAATTTTCTGGAACTGATCGATAAATCAATATGCTTCGTATTGGAGACGCCTCCTCACTAAAGACATGAAAAACAAATTACATCTGCTCATCTATTTCTTGAGAAAAGACTTAAAAGCAAAATATGCGGGTTCGGCATTAGGAGTTATTTGGACATTTCTTATGCCCGTTATCCAGATTCTTCTTTTATGGCTTGTTTTTTCAACCATCATGAAGGCCCGCCCCTATGGGAATATGCAGATGCCCTACATATATTTTCTGCTTTCCTCATACTTCTTCTGGCTGGCATTCCTGGAGGGCACCATGAGAGCAGCGAATTCCATAATAGAAAACTCCGAAATCGTCAAGAAAATTTCTTTCCCGAATATTATACTACCCATTACGGCTGCCCTATCCAGCTACCTGCCGCATATTCTCGGCTTTATACTATTTATTGTAGTGTACGGCATAGAGACATCATTCAGCCCAATACTGCTATTGGTCATGCCGGTTCTGCTCTTTCAGGTCATTTTTTCACTGGGAGTTGGGATGATACTTGCGTCCCTGATGCCTTACGTTCGAGACCTGGGGCAGTTACTGGGCCAGGCATTGCAAGGGATATTTTTTCTCTCTCCGATTATCTACAGTATCGAAGCCGTCCCCGAAAAATTAAAAATCATTTTTTATCTTAACCCCATAACCTATTTTGTAGTCTCATACCAGAAGATTATTCTGCTTGGGGAAGTACCGTCGTTCTCATATTTGAGCGCAATCGCCTGTCTTTCGCTAAGCTGCTTTATTGGCGGATATTTTCTCTTTCACAAACTGAAAGAGGGGTTTTCCGACGTCTTGTGAGTTGCGTTAACTGCTGTCTCCGCAGTCAATTTGACATCCCCCCGGATTGAAGTTAAAATATTCGATGCCCGGATGTGCTGAGCAGCAGTCGGAAGTCCCGCTTGAATTGAGAATTAAAGACAAGGTTTTCTTTCTCCATAGTTCGTTGATGGGAGAGCCTTATCCGGAAGTCCTGTCATTGGAATCAACAAATTTCTGCAACCTTTCGTGTTCTCATTGCGGACATTCCCAGTTCCCCGTATTTCAGAAGGGGCATTTTGACATGACTCTATTCGACACATTAGACCACCTCCTCGGCACAAGGATAAAGACCGTCTCCCTGAGCAACTTTGGAGAACCTTTTATGTCTCAGATATGGCCGCAGCTGCTTAAGAAAGTATGCTCCATTGACGAACTCAACATTTCTTTTATCACGAACGGCCTGATGCTGGATAGACACCTTTTGGATGTCGCAGACCACAGAATATCATTTGCTGTTTCAATTGACGGTGCATCAGAAAAAACCTATGGCCATTTCAGAGGTAAAAACAACTTCTCGAGGCTCATTCAGAACCTCACTCTTTTAAAGAAACAAAAGGATCAGGCGGGAGTCGTGTATCCCCGCATTACATTTCTTTTTACCGTTTCAAAAATTAACTGCCATGAACTTGTCGATATGGTCGAACTGGCAGCTTCTCTTGGCGTGACATCATTAATCGTTCAATTTCAACTTTTTTTTGATCAGCACCGTTTCGAATCCGAATCGCTTTATTTTGCTCAGGACGAGTACAATCAACATATCAGGGAGGCAGCTCAAAAGGCGGGCGAGCTCGGAATCGCTTTCGTACATCCTGACTCTTTCGATGGCAAGACAATGGTATCGCGTGAGACTATTTCCAATTGCTGGCTTGGCAGAGACAGCTCCGGCGAGATACGCTGTTTTTCCCAGCGAGCCATCTGTTACGTTAAATATAACGGATGCGTTGAAGCCTGTTGCTCTCCTGATCATAACGTTATGGGAGATCTCAAAACCGACTCTTTTGAGGATATTTGGCACGGACGGGGATATCGTGATCTGCGCCTTGCATTTGACAGGGGAGAGTGGCCGGACAGATGCAGATATTGCAATATTATTCAGGCCCTGGACGTTCATGATAAAAGGGCACACTTTATTGCGCTTCAGGATATGGGGCAGCCCCCTTCTTCAGTTCGTCAGGAATATCGCATATCCGAACTCGATACCCGATATAAGCAGGCCCTTCTCCTGCTCAGGTCCAATAATATCTCAGGGGCCTCCGAGCTTATTGTACCGATGAGTCGCATCGATCGTAATTTAATTGAAGTCGGTAATGCAAGAGCTTTTCTTTACGGTATGGAAGGAAGAGTCAGCGCCATGTGCGAACAGCTCAAAACACTATTGTCCATAGCGCCGAAAGACAAAATACTGCTGGCTAATTATACTGCCGCGGTCACCATGTCAAAGAAAAAAACTTTTTTTGACCGGCTGTTTCGTAATTCATAGCCATGGTGACTATTGAAGCAGATGGCCTCACAAAAATCTTTAAGCTATACGACAGACCCTCTGCGCGACTCAGTGAAATTTTTACCAGGAAGAAGCTGCACAGAGAATTTATATCACTGGACCATCTCTCCTTTCGGGTCAACCAAGGAGAGACATTAGGCATTATCGGTGAGAACGGCGCAGGAAAGAGCACTTTACTGAAGATACTCTCCAAAACACTATCTCCTTCAAGCGGTCACTTTGCCATACACGGAAGGGTCTCATCGCTTCTTGAACTTGGGGCAGGCTTTCATCCAGAATTCACCGGTCTCGAAAATATCTATTTCTACGGATCTCTTTTGGGAATCGACAGGGCACTCATGGACAAAAAAAAGGAGGAGATTATCGAGTTTTCTGAACTCGGCGATTTTATCCATTTCCCGGTCAAAACCTATTCTTCCGGTATGTTTGTAAGGCTTGCATTCTCAGTCGCTACGTCCGTCGACCCAGAAATTCTGATACTTGACGAGGTGCTCTCCGTTGGTGACCTGCATTTTCAGAAAAAAAGCACTGACCGCATACTTTCTTTCAAGGAAAGAGGAAAGACTATTGTCTTTTGCTCTCATGAGATGTACCACATAGCAAGGGTCTGCGACAGAGTCTTGTGGCTGAAGAATGGGCGAATCCACATGGAAGATAAACCCTTTGAAGTAATTCAGGCATATGAAACGTTTCAACTGGCAAAAGAGAAGGTTTCTTCCGGGCCGGTTACGGAGGGCAATGTAGAAATTCAGAAGGCCCCCTCTGAAAAGCCGGACGAAAAACCATTTATATTCATACAAAATCTGCTGGTAGACCCGCCTGAAATACTCACTGCCGGCGGCGATCTCCGTATTAGTCTTCAAACCATGGTAAACGATGACCGTATACCGTATCGCATTGCCATTTATATAAGGACCGTTGACGGACTCGGAATCATCGGAACGGGCACCTATAAGATGGACCCTTTTTACGGAAACCAGAAAGTTACGATTCTGTTTCCCAAGATTCAGCTCCGCTCGAGCACATTTCTCATCGAGGCCTTTGCGTTTGACAATGAGGGGGTCTACTGGTATGACAGGAGACAGGCGCTGCCCCTTGTTGCGCACCGTCAGACAGTGGAAGTAGGGATAATTGACCTGCCGCATGAATGGCATATTGAGAAAGCGTAAGGCGGCTGAAGCTGTGTCGTGAATTACTACGGAGTATTAATCCTATGAAAAGTCAAATTCAATGCCCTTACTGTTTGTTTCCTGATGCCGATTTCTGCCTGCCGAGAAAGGACGGGATTCCGGTCTATGTCTGTTCCCATTGCAGGCTGAGATTTGCGCTGAAGGACGATCTGCAGCACGTTTATGGCTCAATCGAGGCGTTATATCAAAAAGATTATTACGAGCGGGAGGGAGACATTGGATATATCAATTATGAGGAACTCCCTCTGTCGGACTTTTTGTGGCAGGCTGCAGTTGTCCGGCTGATCGCGGGTGGAAGAAAAAAATGCCTCGATGTCGGATGCGGAACCGGCAAACTTATGGCTCTGCTTGCAAAAAAAGGGTTTGAGATAGAAGGGATAGAGATTTCCAGCCATGCCGCAGCCGTTGCTTCGTCGCGTGGTTTATCCATTATTGGCAGCGATATTTTGTCGATACCGGCAGAAAAGACCTACGACATCATTACTGCCTTTAATGTTATTGAGCACGTTGCTGATATCCGTGCCTTCCTGAAAAAAATCCTCAACCTTTTGACTGATGACGGCGTTTTCATTTTTCTGGTGCCTGATGCAGGATCAGCCAGTGCTTTGTCTCTGGGGGAAAAGTGGTATGGTTACAACAGCAGCCTTGAACATCTCTATTACTTTTCTGTTGAGTCCCTGAACTATCTTATGACTGAAATCTTCAGTACCTCCCCC of Nitrospirota bacterium contains these proteins:
- a CDS encoding ABC transporter permease; this encodes MKNKLHLLIYFLRKDLKAKYAGSALGVIWTFLMPVIQILLLWLVFSTIMKARPYGNMQMPYIYFLLSSYFFWLAFLEGTMRAANSIIENSEIVKKISFPNIILPITAALSSYLPHILGFILFIVVYGIETSFSPILLLVMPVLLFQVIFSLGVGMILASLMPYVRDLGQLLGQALQGIFFLSPIIYSIEAVPEKLKIIFYLNPITYFVVSYQKIILLGEVPSFSYLSAIACLSLSCFIGGYFLFHKLKEGFSDVL
- a CDS encoding radical SAM protein, coding for MPGCAEQQSEVPLELRIKDKVFFLHSSLMGEPYPEVLSLESTNFCNLSCSHCGHSQFPVFQKGHFDMTLFDTLDHLLGTRIKTVSLSNFGEPFMSQIWPQLLKKVCSIDELNISFITNGLMLDRHLLDVADHRISFAVSIDGASEKTYGHFRGKNNFSRLIQNLTLLKKQKDQAGVVYPRITFLFTVSKINCHELVDMVELAASLGVTSLIVQFQLFFDQHRFESESLYFAQDEYNQHIREAAQKAGELGIAFVHPDSFDGKTMVSRETISNCWLGRDSSGEIRCFSQRAICYVKYNGCVEACCSPDHNVMGDLKTDSFEDIWHGRGYRDLRLAFDRGEWPDRCRYCNIIQALDVHDKRAHFIALQDMGQPPSSVRQEYRISELDTRYKQALLLLRSNNISGASELIVPMSRIDRNLIEVGNARAFLYGMEGRVSAMCEQLKTLLSIAPKDKILLANYTAAVTMSKKKTFFDRLFRNS
- a CDS encoding ABC transporter ATP-binding protein, with the protein product MVTIEADGLTKIFKLYDRPSARLSEIFTRKKLHREFISLDHLSFRVNQGETLGIIGENGAGKSTLLKILSKTLSPSSGHFAIHGRVSSLLELGAGFHPEFTGLENIYFYGSLLGIDRALMDKKKEEIIEFSELGDFIHFPVKTYSSGMFVRLAFSVATSVDPEILILDEVLSVGDLHFQKKSTDRILSFKERGKTIVFCSHEMYHIARVCDRVLWLKNGRIHMEDKPFEVIQAYETFQLAKEKVSSGPVTEGNVEIQKAPSEKPDEKPFIFIQNLLVDPPEILTAGGDLRISLQTMVNDDRIPYRIAIYIRTVDGLGIIGTGTYKMDPFYGNQKVTILFPKIQLRSSTFLIEAFAFDNEGVYWYDRRQALPLVAHRQTVEVGIIDLPHEWHIEKA